Proteins from one Pontibacter korlensis genomic window:
- a CDS encoding AMP-binding protein, whose protein sequence is MHTLSYCHGASTTPLLGETIGQSLRKTVEQYGNREALVMVTQNYRVTYHELWEQVEQVAKSLLASGIKKGDRVGIWSPNRYEWVLVQFATARVGAILVNINPGYKTTDLQHALGQSQVKLLIAAPNFRLTNYVEMLEEIRPTCEFPEKTVILDRDWEAFLRAGESVTTEELEILEQTLQFDDPINIQYTSGTTGFPKGATLSHHNILNNGYFIGQILKYTEQDRVCIPVPFYHCFGMVIGNLACITHGACMVIPGEFFDPELTMRTVQEEKCTSLYGVPTMFIAELDHPNFSNYDFSTLRTGVMAGSNCPMDTMRKVQQKMNMQEVTVCYGMTETSPVSLQSRTNAPLDKRVSTVGTVHPHLEVRIVDPETGYVVPRGERGELCTRGYSVMLGYWDMPEATAKSIKNGWMHTGDLAMMDEEGYVQIVGRIKDLIIRGGENIAPREIEEFLMTHESIADVQVIGIPDAKYGEEVMAWVKLRDGVPASPEQMTAFCKGKIATFKIPKYWKFVDDFPMTVTGKIRKVEMREISTKELALEEPLQA, encoded by the coding sequence ATGCATACCCTTTCCTATTGCCATGGCGCCAGTACTACTCCTTTGCTTGGTGAAACTATTGGCCAAAGTCTAAGAAAAACAGTTGAGCAGTACGGTAACCGCGAAGCCCTGGTAATGGTGACGCAAAATTACCGTGTAACTTACCACGAATTATGGGAACAGGTGGAGCAGGTAGCAAAAAGCCTGCTTGCCAGTGGTATAAAGAAAGGTGATCGTGTAGGAATTTGGTCACCTAACCGTTATGAGTGGGTATTAGTGCAGTTTGCTACGGCCAGAGTGGGAGCTATTCTTGTTAACATAAACCCCGGCTATAAAACTACTGACCTGCAGCATGCGCTCGGCCAGAGTCAGGTCAAACTTCTTATCGCAGCACCAAACTTCCGTCTTACCAACTATGTGGAGATGCTGGAAGAGATCCGCCCTACATGTGAGTTTCCAGAGAAAACAGTTATACTTGACCGCGACTGGGAGGCATTTTTACGCGCTGGCGAAAGTGTAACCACAGAGGAGCTAGAAATACTGGAGCAGACGTTGCAGTTTGACGACCCAATCAACATACAATATACCTCCGGCACTACCGGCTTCCCCAAAGGTGCCACGTTATCGCACCACAATATCCTGAACAACGGTTATTTCATTGGCCAGATTCTAAAGTACACTGAGCAGGATCGCGTATGTATTCCTGTTCCGTTTTACCATTGCTTCGGTATGGTAATCGGCAACCTGGCCTGTATCACACATGGCGCATGCATGGTTATACCAGGCGAGTTCTTCGACCCGGAGCTAACCATGCGTACGGTGCAGGAAGAAAAGTGCACCTCCCTTTATGGAGTTCCTACCATGTTTATTGCCGAACTAGACCACCCGAATTTTTCCAACTACGACTTCTCTACTTTACGCACAGGTGTTATGGCAGGCTCCAATTGCCCTATGGACACCATGCGTAAGGTGCAGCAAAAAATGAACATGCAGGAGGTTACTGTATGTTATGGCATGACTGAAACTAGTCCAGTTTCCCTTCAAAGCCGCACCAACGCTCCCCTGGACAAGCGCGTTTCTACTGTTGGAACAGTGCACCCACACCTGGAAGTCCGAATTGTAGACCCTGAAACTGGCTATGTGGTACCACGCGGCGAACGTGGTGAGCTTTGTACCCGTGGTTACTCAGTTATGCTTGGCTATTGGGATATGCCAGAAGCTACCGCTAAATCCATAAAAAATGGCTGGATGCATACCGGCGACCTTGCCATGATGGACGAAGAGGGCTATGTACAGATTGTAGGGCGTATCAAAGACCTTATTATCAGGGGTGGCGAAAACATTGCTCCACGTGAGATAGAGGAATTCCTGATGACTCACGAGTCCATTGCCGACGTACAGGTAATAGGCATACCAGACGCAAAGTACGGTGAAGAGGTGATGGCTTGGGTTAAGCTGCGCGACGGCGTCCCCGCATCTCCAGAACAAATGACAGCCTTCTGCAAAGGGAAAATAGCCACTTTCAAAATTCCTAAATACTGGAAGTTTGTAGACGACTTTCCTATGACAGTTACCGGAAAAATCAGGAAAGTGGAGATGAGGGAAATATCTACAAAGGAACTGGCACTCGAAGAGCCACTGCAGGCATAA
- the pseB gene encoding UDP-N-acetylglucosamine 4,6-dehydratase (inverting), with product MALDLNNKAILITGGTGSFGKKFVEMVYARFPNVKRMVIYSRDELKQFEMSQVFPKSKYDSVRYFIGDVRDGERFKRACEGIDIIVHAAALKQVPAAEYNPMECIKTNVLGAENVINAALDCGVKDVVALSTDKAAAPINLYGATKLCSDKLFVAANNMRGKRDIRFSVVRYGNVIGSRGSVVPFFLKKRADGVLPITHPDMTRFNISLEEGVELVFHALEKHWGGEIFVPKIPSYRITDVAEAVGPNCTQETVGIRPGEKLHEEMITETDSLNTVELEKNYVILPSTPIWNVDDFLKAHKGKMVEMGFKYNSGTNTDWLTVEQLREQIRQHVDPNFSVA from the coding sequence ATGGCATTAGACCTTAATAACAAGGCTATATTAATTACGGGCGGCACAGGCTCGTTCGGAAAGAAGTTCGTGGAAATGGTATATGCTCGATTCCCGAACGTGAAAAGAATGGTGATTTACTCGCGTGACGAACTAAAGCAGTTCGAAATGTCACAGGTATTTCCAAAGAGTAAATATGATTCAGTTCGTTATTTTATTGGTGATGTCCGTGATGGAGAACGCTTCAAGCGTGCTTGTGAAGGCATAGACATTATTGTGCATGCCGCTGCTCTGAAACAGGTACCAGCCGCCGAATATAATCCAATGGAGTGCATCAAGACCAATGTGCTGGGTGCGGAAAATGTGATTAACGCCGCTCTGGATTGTGGTGTAAAAGATGTAGTTGCTCTTTCTACTGATAAGGCTGCAGCACCTATCAACCTGTACGGGGCAACCAAACTTTGTTCTGACAAGCTTTTTGTGGCTGCCAATAACATGCGCGGAAAGCGGGATATACGCTTCTCGGTAGTACGTTATGGTAACGTGATTGGCTCAAGAGGCTCTGTGGTACCGTTCTTCCTGAAGAAACGTGCTGACGGTGTACTGCCTATCACACACCCTGACATGACCCGTTTTAATATTTCCTTGGAAGAAGGTGTAGAGTTAGTGTTTCATGCACTGGAGAAACATTGGGGTGGAGAGATATTTGTGCCAAAGATTCCTTCTTACCGCATCACAGATGTAGCCGAAGCCGTTGGACCAAACTGTACGCAAGAGACGGTGGGTATCAGGCCCGGAGAGAAACTCCATGAGGAAATGATCACAGAGACAGACTCCCTGAATACTGTGGAGCTGGAGAAAAACTATGTTATTCTTCCTTCCACTCCTATCTGGAACGTCGATGACTTTCTGAAGGCGCACAAGGGGAAAATGGTAGAGATGGGCTTTAAATATAACTCCGGCACCAACACTGAC